CGTGGAGATCGACATTGAGGAAGGCGACGTGAGCCTGGAAACGGAAGACCGCGTGACCGCCCTGGTGGCCAATCTGCCAATCCGGCGCACCAAGTCTCTGCCCGTTCAAGAGCAGCCCGAGGAGGAGGGGGAAAGCGATCCGGTGTGGACCGCCAGCCAGGCCTGAGGGGAATGCTCAGGGCATCGCGCCCACAACCGCCATGCCCTCCCACATCCTGGCCGCCGTGACCCCGGCCGAAGATCAGGTGCTGCAGCAGCTGCTAAAGGGCCGCAACAACCGTTCCATTGCCGCGGCGTTGGTGCTGAGCCCCCGCACCGTGGAGAACCACATCTCCCGCCTGCTGGCCAAAACCGGCTGTCAAAGCCGCACCCAACTGCTGCTCTGGGCTCTGGCCGAGCGATAAGCTCCTCGCCGGAGGAACACCTCC
This genomic interval from Synechococcus sp. HK05 contains the following:
- a CDS encoding response regulator transcription factor; the encoded protein is MPSHILAAVTPAEDQVLQQLLKGRNNRSIAAALVLSPRTVENHISRLLAKTGCQSRTQLLLWALAER
- the minE gene encoding cell division topological specificity factor MinE; translation: MTLRDFINKLLGRQPASATTAKQRLQLVLAHDRSDLNPELLEQMRREILEVVSRYVEIDIEEGDVSLETEDRVTALVANLPIRRTKSLPVQEQPEEEGESDPVWTASQA